A single Anopheles maculipalpis chromosome 3RL, idAnoMacuDA_375_x, whole genome shotgun sequence DNA region contains:
- the LOC126560449 gene encoding insulin-like growth factor-binding protein complex acid labile subunit, with protein sequence MAAVNATRKCPNDCDCDDREGRYRTVCNKVEWIIPPLSHFDPDVEILVISNTRHPINVGPQFQFFKKLEILRIIHANIPSVGDRSFWGLVRLKLIDISHNNITQLAMENFRGQDNLIELDLSRNRLDNIASGTFGHLKELKKLHLIDNSITEFNQRLFLHLAKLKYLDLSHNSIDDLPPEVFKDVQDLKTLKVRGCRLSNINPQIYNILSHLTELDLGQNQIKFLDREEFKDLVHLEKLRLDGNQLSVIVDELFISQRGLKYLDISRNRLAKIADRAFENLTSLIHLDASYNKLSHIEPACFRPLRNLQTLNISGNLQLDLSEMEDTIQVIKNITGLMVSDMGALPPNLFTPFLRLETLNLSGNHIDNITLQIIEPLHQLKFLDLSRNQLNGIPERYATQLAKITDVKLENNPLICDWCHMGPLITQSNKLKPPRLPWQEVPRCFLPERLREVRIDGLHQDGVEDCMEVIVDEDHDAASTSHNFLEQAGSVSILAACGLIIFIILAIIVVSTALCLSRHRARYYTHEDKRDTILEKNAETPIITTGSEINFKFPYNERVCTIDEMCIPPPPPPPGKLAPASIERFD encoded by the exons ATGGCAGCAGTCAACGCAACACGCAAGTGTCCCAACGATTGTGACTGTGATGACAGGGAAGGACGCTATCGTACGGTCTGCAACAAAG TGGAATGGATCATTCCGCCACTGTCCCATTTTGATCCGGACGTCGAGATACTCGTAATCTCAAACACGCGCCATCCAATCAACGTGGGACCACAGTTTCagtttttcaaaaagctcgAAATCTTACGCATCATTCACGCCAACATACCCTCGGTGGGCGATCGTTCCTTCTGGGGCTTGGTACGGCTCAAGTTGATTGACATTTCGCACAACAACATCACCCAGCTAGCGATGGAGAACTTTCGCGGGCAGGACAATCTGATCGAGCTCGATCTCTCCCGCAATCGGTTAGATAACATCGCTAGTGGCACGTTTGGTCATTTGAAG GAACTCAAAAAACTTCATCTGATAGATAATTCCATTACCGAGTTTAATCAGCGGTTGTTCCTGCATCTGGCTAAGCTCAAGTACCTGGACCTAAGCCACAACTCCATCGACGATCTGCCACCGGAAGTGTTCAAAGATGTACAG GATTTAAAAACACTCAAAGTACGAGGATGTCGCCTGTCCAACATTAATCCACAGATTTACAACATTCTTTCCCACTTGACAGAACTTGACTTGGGTCAAAATCAG ATAAAATTTCTTGACCGGGAAGAGTTTAAGGACTTGGTGCATCTGGAAAAGCTACGCCTCGACGGCAACCAGCTTTCAGTGATCGTCGATGAACTGTTCATTTCCCAAAGGGGTTTGAAATATCTCG ATATTTCCCGTAACCGGTTGGCCAAAATCGCAGACCGAGCATTCGAAAACCTGACCAGCCTTATACATCTGGACGCTTCGTACAACAAGCTGTCCCACATTGAGCCGGCCTGTTTCCGCCCGCTCCGGAACCTGCAGACGCTTAACATTAGTGGGAATTTGCAGCTGGATTTGAGCGAAATGGAGGACACGATACAG GTCATAAAGAACATCACCGGGCTGATGGTGTCCGATATGGGCGCGTTGCCACCGAACCTCTTCACTCCATTCCTACGTCTGGAAACTCTCAATCTGTCTGGCAATCATATCGATAACATCACGCTACAAATCATCGAACCATTGCACCAGTTGAAG TTCTTGGATCTGTCCCGGAATCAGCTAAACGGCATCCCAGAACGCTACGCAACCCAGCTCGCTAAGATCACCGACGTCAAGCTGGAAAACAACCCCTTGATATGCGACTGGTGTCATATGGGACCGCTCATCACACAATCGAATAAG ctAAAGCCCCCACGTCTTCCCTGGCAGGAAGTTCCACGTTGCTTTCTACCTGAACGGCTTCGCGAGGTGCGCATCGACGGGCTGCACCAGGACGGTGTCGAGGACTGCATGGAGGTGATAGTAGACGAGGATCATGATGCTGCCAGCACGTCGCACAACTTTCTCGAGCAAG CGGGCAGCGTTAGCATACTGGCAGCCTGTGGGCTGATAATATTCATCATACTTGCCATCATCGTCGTGTCCACGGCACTCTGTCTCTCGAGGCATCGGGCGCGCTATTATACGCACGAGGATAAACGAG ACACAATACTCGAGAAAAATGCCGAAACGCCCATCATCACGACCGGCAGCGAGATCAACTTCAAGTTCCCGTACAACGAGCGTGTCTGCACGATCGACGAAATGTGCAtcccaccgccaccaccaccgcccggCAAGCTGGCCCCGGCCAGCATCGAACGGTTTGATTAA